The Streptomyces sp. NBC_01298 genome contains the following window.
CGGGGTCTGGGGCATCGACCCCGACACCCTCCCCGGCCCGGGCCGCAGCGCGTACGAACTCCTCGACGCGCTCGGCTCCGACGTCAAGGCCCTCCTCCTGATGGGCTCCAACCCGGTGGTCTCGGCCCCCCGCGCCGCCCACGTCGAGGAGCGCGTCCGCTCCCTGGACTTCCTGGCCGTGGCCGACGTGGTCCTGTCCGAGACGGCGGCCCTGGCCGACGTGGTCCTCCCGGTCACCCAGTGGGCGGAGGAGACCGGCACCACCACCAACCTGGAGGGCCGCGTCCTGCTCCGCCGCCGGGCCCTGACCCCGCCGCCCGGTGTCCGCTCCGACCTGGAGGTCCTGCACGGGCTGGCCACCCGCCTGGGCATGCCGAAGGCCTTCCCGACCGACGCCGAGGAGGTCTTCGAGGAGCTGCGCCGCGCCTCGGCGGGCGGCCCGGCGGACTACTCGGGCATCACGTACGCCCGCATCGAGGCGGAGCAGGGCGTCTTCTGGCCGTGCCCGGCCCCCTCACGGACGGCGGAGCCCGGCTCCGCCGCCGAGCCCGCCGCCGCACCGGAACCCCACCCCGGCACCCCGCGCCTCTTCCTGGACCGCTTCGCCACCGAGGACGGCCGGGCCCGCTTCGTGCCCGTCTCCCACCGCGACGCCGCCGAGGTGCCGGACGCGGAGTACCCGCTCATCCTCACCACCGGCCGGGTCGTCGCCCAGTACCAGTCGGGCGCGCAGACCCGCCGGGTGGACGAGCTCAACGCAGCCGCCCCCGGCCCCTTCGTGGAACTCCACCCCCGCCTCGCGGCCCGCATCGGAGCGGTCGACGGAGCCCCCCTCGCGGTCACCTCCCGCCGGGGCCGCGCGGTCGCCCCGGCCCGGATCACGGACACCATCCGCGCGGACACCGTCTTCATGCCCTTCCACTGGCCGGGCGAGGGCCGCGCGAACACCCTGACCAACCCGGCGCTCGACCCGGTGTCCCGGATGCCGGAGTTCAAGGTCTGCGCGGTCCGCGTGGAACCGGCCTAGCGGTTCTCCGGAGCCCCGGCGAAGGTGGGCTCCAGAGCCTTCAGCAGGCGGCCCGCGTAGGACTCGGCGGAGCCGGGGATCCCCGGGTACTCCTCTTCGAAAGCGGCCCAGTCCGTCTGCGCGAACCCCTCGAAGACCTCGGGGGCGGGCGGCTGTCGCCCGCCGCCGCCGACCTCGAATTCGCCGGAGAGCCGGAACACCTCCGCCAGCAGCGGGTACGGCAGCGCGCAGCTCTCCGCCAGCAGGACCGCGTCGTAGAGGTCCTTGCCCTGCGGGTACGTGTCCCCGGCCAGCCACACCAGCTTCCAGGCGAGGGACAGCTCCGGGGTGGCCGCCAGGAGCGGCGCCCCCGCGTCCTCCACCGGCTCGGGCGCGACCGGCAAGTGCTCGTTGAAGACGAAGTCCAGCTGGACCTGTCCGCCCCGCAACCCCGGTGCGGACCAGGGCAGGACCAGCCTGCGGCCCGGCACGCGTTCGTACGTCCAGATGTACTCGGAGACCGCCTCCGACGCCGGCATCACCAGGCCTTCGTACGGGGCCAGCAGCTCGGCCCCGGCGGTGATCGCGTCCAGCATCCGCCCGGTGCGGTCCTCCTAGATCATCCAGTCCGCGGGGACCACGACGAAGTCCAGGTCGTGCGGCTCCCGCGCGATCCGCGCGAACCACCGGGACATCAGCATGCTGCCGCGCAGCACCAGTGAACCGGCGTCGCCCGAGGCTCCGACCGCGCGCAAGGCCACGTCCATCGCCGCCCCCGCGCCCCGCACGGTGCCGCGGAACCGCTGGGTCACGAAGCGTTCCTGCCACCCGCCCGGGAGGACCCGGCGGGCGTTCCACGACACGTGCGACCCGTGCGGGACCACCATGGATTCCAGGGCGGCCCGGTCGTGGTCGGCCGGGAGCCGCAGCTTCAGGTGGTGCTCGAAGTACCCGCCGCCCGGCCCCGGGGGCTCCGTGGTCCACGGGACCGTTTCCACCTTGACCCGGACCGGGTCGAAGCCGGCCGCGCGCAGCCGGGGCACCAGCGCCTCGTGCCCGTCCCGGTCGGGCAGCGTCAGCATCGGCTGCGAGGCCATCCGGCCCCGGGCCAGCACGATGTGCGTGACCTTCAACTCCCGCTCAGCCGACCATGATGCGAGCCGGGCCAGCTCCGCCGGAACGGCGCAGCGCACGGTGACGTGGGTTTCGTACGCAGACATGACCGCGATCCTCTCGGACATGCGTCCGATCCGCATCGGGGTTCTGGTCCGGGGGTAACCATGGGTCACTCACCGGACTCAGAAAGTGGTCGCACGCCCCTCGTGGCAGAGATGTGTCGTACCCCACACTGAGGTGCGGTGCACCCGTCCTCGGAGCCCTGTGGAGGTCGCCCCCGTGCAGACCCAGAGCCTGACCGTCACCGTCAGCCCGCCCGCCGAAGTGCCCGCGGCCGAAGAGCCCGAGGCCGAGGCCGAGGCCGACGCCGTGCACGAGGAGGAGGCCGAAGAGGCCGAAGAGGCTGAGGAGTTGGGGGTCCCGGAACTCATGGAGAAGGTGCCCCCGCCGCGCAAGCGCCCGGCGGAAGGCTCCGGCGGAGCGGGACCGTCCGCCGACCTGTTCCGGCAGTACCTGCGCGAGATAGGCAGGATCCCGCTGCTCACCGCCGTCGAGGAGGTCGAGCTCGCGCGGCGCGTGGAAGCGGGACTGTTCGCGGAGGAGAAGCTCGGCGGCGGAGCCGCCCTCGACCTGCAGCTCACGCTCGATCTCGACAAGCTCGTCGTCATGGGCCGCATGGCCAAACGCCGCCTCATCGAGTCGAACCTGCGGCTCGTCGTCTCCGTCGCCAAGCGCTACGTCGGCCGCGGACTCACCATGCTCGACCTGGTCCAGGAGGGGAACCTCGGACTGATCCGCGCCGTCGAGAAGTTCGACTACGCCCGCGGCTACAAGTTCTCCACCTACGCCACCTGGTGGATCCGCCAGGCCATGTCCCGCGCCCTCGCCGACCAGGCCCGGACCATCCGCGTCCCCGTCCACGTCGTCGAACTGATCAACCGCGTCGTGCGCGTCCAGCGCCGCATGCTCCAGGAGCGGGGGTACGAACCCACCGCCGAGGAGGTCGCCGTCCACCTCGAGCTGACCCCCGAGCGGGTGCTGGAAGTCCTGCGTCTCGCCCAGGAGCCGATCTCGCTGCACGCACCCGTGGGTGAGGAGGACGATGTCGCGCTCGGCGACCTCATCGAGGACGGGGACGCCGCCTCACCGGTCGAATCGGCCGCGTTCTTCCTGCTCCGCGAGCACCTGGAAGCGGTGCTCTCGACCCTCGGCGAGCGGGAGCGCAAAGTGGTCCAGCTCCGCTACGGACTCGCCGACGGGCGGCCGCGCACCCTGGAGGAGATCGGGCGGATCTTCGGGGTGACCCGGGAGCGGATCCGGCAGATCGAGTCCAAGACCCTCAACAAGCTCCGCGACCACGCCTTCGCGGACCAGCTGCGCGGCTACCTGGACTGAGCGCGTACGCGGGCGGGTACGGAAAAGGGGCGCCCCGTAGGGCGCCCCTCCCGGTACCGGCCGCGCTAGTCGACCTCGGCCACCGCCTGCGCGAACTGCGCCGCGTACAGCCGCGCGTACGCGCCGTCCGAGAGCAGCAGCTCCTCGTGCGTGCCCTGTTCCACGATCGAGCCGCTCTCCATCACCAGGATCAGGTCGGCGTCGCGGATCGTGGACAGCCGGTGCGCGATCACGAAGGACGTACGGCCGTGCGCGAGGCGCGCCATCGCCTTCTGGATCAGCACCTCGGTACGGGTGTCCACCGAGCTCGTCGCCTCGTCGAGCACGAGGATCACCGGGTCGGACAGGAACGCCCGCGCGATGGTGATCAGCTGCTTCTCGCCCGCGCTGACGCCGGCGCCCTCGTCGTCCAGCACCGTGTCGTAGCCCTCGGGCAGGGTACGGACGAACCGGTCGGCGTGGGCCGCCCGCGCGGCCTCCTCGACCTCGGCGCGCGTGACCTCGCGCGTGGCCCCGTAGGCGATGTTCTCGGCGATGGTGCCGCCGAACAGCCAGGTGTCCTGGAGCACCATGCCGATGC
Protein-coding sequences here:
- a CDS encoding nucleotidyl transferase AbiEii/AbiGii toxin family protein, yielding MLDAITAGAELLAPYEGLVMPASEAVSEYIWTYERVPGRRLVLPWSAPGLRGGQVQLDFVFNEHLPVAPEPVEDAGAPLLAATPELSLAWKLVWLAGDTYPQGKDLYDAVLLAESCALPYPLLAEVFRLSGEFEVGGGGRQPPAPEVFEGFAQTDWAAFEEEYPGIPGSAESYAGRLLKALEPTFAGAPENR
- a CDS encoding nucleotidyl transferase AbiEii/AbiGii toxin family protein; this encodes MSAYETHVTVRCAVPAELARLASWSAERELKVTHIVLARGRMASQPMLTLPDRDGHEALVPRLRAAGFDPVRVKVETVPWTTEPPGPGGGYFEHHLKLRLPADHDRAALESMVVPHGSHVSWNARRVLPGGWQERFVTQRFRGTVRGAGAAMDVALRAVGASGDAGSLVLRGSMLMSRWFARIAREPHDLDFVVVPADWMI
- a CDS encoding RNA polymerase sigma factor is translated as MQTQSLTVTVSPPAEVPAAEEPEAEAEADAVHEEEAEEAEEAEELGVPELMEKVPPPRKRPAEGSGGAGPSADLFRQYLREIGRIPLLTAVEEVELARRVEAGLFAEEKLGGGAALDLQLTLDLDKLVVMGRMAKRRLIESNLRLVVSVAKRYVGRGLTMLDLVQEGNLGLIRAVEKFDYARGYKFSTYATWWIRQAMSRALADQARTIRVPVHVVELINRVVRVQRRMLQERGYEPTAEEVAVHLELTPERVLEVLRLAQEPISLHAPVGEEDDVALGDLIEDGDAASPVESAAFFLLREHLEAVLSTLGERERKVVQLRYGLADGRPRTLEEIGRIFGVTRERIRQIESKTLNKLRDHAFADQLRGYLD